The Suncus etruscus isolate mSunEtr1 chromosome 14, mSunEtr1.pri.cur, whole genome shotgun sequence genome contains a region encoding:
- the ECH1 gene encoding delta(3,5)-Delta(2,4)-dienoyl-CoA isomerase, mitochondrial, whose translation MAVVTVASRTLRNLLARRLTPPSSLSPSFRPLSSAVSQEAASGETPSEAPGHSYESLKVTSARKHILHVQLNRPEKRNAMNRAFWREMVECFSKIAEDAECRAVVISGMGKMFTSGIDLMDMASDILQPQGDDVARISWYLHKLIANYQETFTIIEKCPKPVIAAVHGGCIGGGVDLVTACDIRYCAQDAFFQIKEVDVGLAADVGTLQRLPKVIGNQSLVNELAFTCRKMMADEALSCGLVSRVFTDRDAMLDAAFALAAEIASKSPVAVQGTKVNLLYSRDHSVDEGLKYMRVWNKSMLQTNDIMKSVQAAMEKKDLKTITFSKL comes from the exons ATGGCGGTGGTGACTGTGGCTTCCCGCACTCTCCGAAATCTGCTAGCACGAC GACTGACACCCCCCAGCTCACTCAGCCCGAGCTTTCGCCCTTTGAGTTCCGCTGTATCCCAGGAAGCTGCTTCCGGAGAAACCCCCAGTGAAGCCCCAGGTCACAGCTATGAGTCCCTTAAAGTGACATCTGCTAGGAAACACATCCTGCATGTGCAGCTGAACCGACCCGAGAAGAGGAATGCCATGAACAGAGCCTTCTGGAG GGAGATGGTGGAGTGCTTCAGTAAGATTGCTGAAGATGCTGAGTGCCGGGCAGTGGTAATTTCTGGAATGGGAAAAATGTTCACATCAG GTATTGACCTCATGGACATGGCGTCAGACATCTTGCAACCCCAGGGTGATGACGTGGCTCGCATCAGCTGGTACCTGCACAAACTTATTGCCAACTACCAAGAGACCTTCACCATCATTGAAAAG TGTCCTAAACCTGTGATTGCTGCTGTTCATGGTGGCTGCATTGGTGGAG GTGTGGACCTCGTCACTGCCTGTGATATCCGCTACTGTGCCCAGGATGCTTTTTTTCAGATCAAG GAGGTGGACGTGGGCTTGGCTGCTGATGTGGGAACTCTGCAGAGGCTGCCCAAAGTCATCGGGAACCAGAG CCTGGTCAACGAGCTAGCCTTCACCTGCCGCAAGATGATGGCTGACGAGGCCCTGAGCTGTGGGCTGGTCAG CCGGGTGTTCACCGATCGGGATGCCATGCTCGATGCCGCCTTCGCCCTGGCAGCCGAGATTGCCAGCAAAAGCCCTGTGGCGGTGCAGGGCACCAAAGTCAACTTGCTCTACTCTCGTGACCATTCGGTAGATGAAGGTCTCAAGTACATG AGGGTCTGGAATAAGTCTATGCTGCAAACGAATGACATCATGAAGTCTGTCCAAGCCGCGATGGAGAAGAAGGACCTAAAGACTATCACCTTTTCCAAGCTCTGA
- the HNRNPL gene encoding heterogeneous nuclear ribonucleoprotein L isoform X2: MSRRLLPRAEKRRRRLEQRQQPDEQRRRSGAMVKMAAAGGGGGGGRYYGGGSEGGRAPKRLKTDNAGDQHGGGGGGGAGAAGGGGGENYDDPHKTPASPVVHIRGLIDGVVEADLVEALQEFGPISYVVVMPKKRQALVEFEDVLGACNAVNYAADNQIYIAGHPAFVNYSTSQKISRPGDSDDSRSVNSVLLFTILNPIYSITTDVLYTICNPCGPVQRIVIFRKNGVQAMVEFDSVQSAQRAKASLNGADIYSGCCTLKIEYAKPTRLNVFKNDQDTWDYTNPNLSGQGDPGSNPNKRQRQPPLLGDHPAEYGGPHGGYHSHYHDEGYGPPPPHYEGRRMGPPVGGHRRGPSRYGPQYGHPPPPPPPPEYGPHADSPVLMVYGLDQSKMNCDRVFNVFCLYGNVEKVKFMKSKPGAAMVEMADGYAVDRAITHLNNNFMFGQKLNVCVSKQPAIMPGQSYGLEDGSCSYKDFSESRNNRFSTPEQAAKNRIQHPSNVLHFFNAPLEVTEENFFEICDELGVKRPSSVKVFSGKSERSSSGLLEWESKSDALETLGFLNHYQMKNPNGPYPYTLKLCFSTAQHAS; this comes from the exons ATGTCGCGGAGGCTGCTGCCCCGGGCGGAGAAACGGCGTCGGCGGCTGGAGCAGAGGCAGCAGCCGGACGAGCAGCGGAGGCGGTCGGGAGCGATGGTGAAGAtggcggcggcgggcggcggaggcggcggcggccgcTATTACGGCGGCGGCAGCGAAGGCGGCCGAGCCCCTAAGCGGCTCAAGACTGACAACGCCGGCGACCAGcacggaggcggcggcggcggaggagcCGGGGCGGCGGGCGGCGGAGGCGGG GAGAACTACGATGACCCGCACAAAACCCCCGCTTCCCCAGTCGTCCACATCAGGGGCCTGATTGATGGTGTGGTAGAAGCTGATCTTGTAGAGGCCTTGCAGGAATTTGGACCCATCAG CTATGTGGTGGTGATGCCTAAAAAAAGACAAGCGTTGGTGGAGTTTGAAGATGTGTTGGGGGCTTGCAATGCTGTGAACTACGCAGCCGACAACCAAATCTACATCGCTGGTCACCCTGCTTTTGTGAATTACTCGACCAGCCAGAAGATCTCCCGCCCTGGAGACTCGGATGATTCCAGGAGTGTCAATAGTGTGCTTCTCTTCACCATCTTGAACCCCATCTACTCCATCACTACG GATGTTCTGTACACTATCTGTAACCCTTGTGGCCCTGTCCAGAGAATCGTCATTTTCCGCAAGAATGGAGTGCAGGCCATGGTGGA ATTTGACTCCGTGCAAAGTGCCCAACGGGCCAAGGCCTCCCTCAACGGGGCTGACATCTACTCGGGCTGCTGCACTCTGAAGATTGAATATGCAAAG CCTACACGCTTGAATGTGTTCAAGAATGATCAGGATACTTGGGACTACACCAACCCCAATCTCAGTGGACAAG GTGACCCTGGCAGCAACCCCAACAAACGCCAGAGACAGCCCCCTCTGCTGGGAGATCATCCTGCGGAATATG GAGGGCCCCACGGTGGGTACCACAGCCATTACCATGATGAGGGCTACGGGCCCCCCCCACCTCACTACGAAGGGCGAAGGATGGGCCCACCCGTGGGGGGTCACCGCCGGGGCCCAAGTCGCTACGGCCCCCAGTATGGGCAccccccaccccctcccccaCCACCCGAGTATGGCCCTCACGCCGACAGCCCCGTGCTCATGGTCTATGGCTTGGACCAGTCTAAGATGAACTGTGACCGAGTCTTCAATGTCTTCTGCCTGTATGGCAATGTGGAGAAG GTCAAATTCATGAAAAGCAAGCCTGGGGCTGCCATGGTGGAGATGGCTGATGGCTACGCTGTGGACCGTGCCATCACTCACCTCAACAACAACTTCATGTTCGGGCAGAAGCTGAACGTGTG CGTCTCCAAGCAGCCTGCCATCATGCCCGGCCAGTCGTATGGGCTGGAAGACGGTTCCTGCAGTTACAAAGACTTTAGTGAGTCGAGAAACAACCGCTTTTCCACTCCAGAGCAGGCGGCCAAGAATCGTATCCAGCACCCGAGCAATGTGCTGCACTTCTTCAATGCCCCCCTGGAAGTGACTGAGGAGAACTTCTTTGAG ATCTGTGATGAGCTGGGAGTAAAGCGACCGTCGTCTGTAAAAGTCTTCTCCGGCAAAA GTGAACGCAGCTCCTCAGGGCTGCTGGAGTGGGAATCCAAGAGCGATGCCCTGGAGACTTTGGGCTTCCTGAACCATTACCAGATGAAAAACCCAA ATGGCCCATACCCGTACACCCTGAAGTTGTGTTTCTCCACTGCTCAGCACGCCTCCTAA
- the HNRNPL gene encoding heterogeneous nuclear ribonucleoprotein L isoform X1, translated as MSRRLLPRAEKRRRRLEQRQQPDEQRRRSGAMVKMAAAGGGGGGGRYYGGGSEGGRAPKRLKTDNAGDQHGGGGGGGAGAAGGGGGENYDDPHKTPASPVVHIRGLIDGVVEADLVEALQEFGPISYVVVMPKKRQALVEFEDVLGACNAVNYAADNQIYIAGHPAFVNYSTSQKISRPGDSDDSRSVNSVLLFTILNPIYSITTDVLYTICNPCGPVQRIVIFRKNGVQAMVEFDSVQSAQRAKASLNGADIYSGCCTLKIEYAKPTRLNVFKNDQDTWDYTNPNLSGQGDPGSNPNKRQRQPPLLGDHPAEYGEGRGLPSVDSRGSCAPAHRPSRKFSPVPPLFPSHPPGGPHGGYHSHYHDEGYGPPPPHYEGRRMGPPVGGHRRGPSRYGPQYGHPPPPPPPPEYGPHADSPVLMVYGLDQSKMNCDRVFNVFCLYGNVEKVKFMKSKPGAAMVEMADGYAVDRAITHLNNNFMFGQKLNVCVSKQPAIMPGQSYGLEDGSCSYKDFSESRNNRFSTPEQAAKNRIQHPSNVLHFFNAPLEVTEENFFEICDELGVKRPSSVKVFSGKSERSSSGLLEWESKSDALETLGFLNHYQMKNPNGPYPYTLKLCFSTAQHAS; from the exons ATGTCGCGGAGGCTGCTGCCCCGGGCGGAGAAACGGCGTCGGCGGCTGGAGCAGAGGCAGCAGCCGGACGAGCAGCGGAGGCGGTCGGGAGCGATGGTGAAGAtggcggcggcgggcggcggaggcggcggcggccgcTATTACGGCGGCGGCAGCGAAGGCGGCCGAGCCCCTAAGCGGCTCAAGACTGACAACGCCGGCGACCAGcacggaggcggcggcggcggaggagcCGGGGCGGCGGGCGGCGGAGGCGGG GAGAACTACGATGACCCGCACAAAACCCCCGCTTCCCCAGTCGTCCACATCAGGGGCCTGATTGATGGTGTGGTAGAAGCTGATCTTGTAGAGGCCTTGCAGGAATTTGGACCCATCAG CTATGTGGTGGTGATGCCTAAAAAAAGACAAGCGTTGGTGGAGTTTGAAGATGTGTTGGGGGCTTGCAATGCTGTGAACTACGCAGCCGACAACCAAATCTACATCGCTGGTCACCCTGCTTTTGTGAATTACTCGACCAGCCAGAAGATCTCCCGCCCTGGAGACTCGGATGATTCCAGGAGTGTCAATAGTGTGCTTCTCTTCACCATCTTGAACCCCATCTACTCCATCACTACG GATGTTCTGTACACTATCTGTAACCCTTGTGGCCCTGTCCAGAGAATCGTCATTTTCCGCAAGAATGGAGTGCAGGCCATGGTGGA ATTTGACTCCGTGCAAAGTGCCCAACGGGCCAAGGCCTCCCTCAACGGGGCTGACATCTACTCGGGCTGCTGCACTCTGAAGATTGAATATGCAAAG CCTACACGCTTGAATGTGTTCAAGAATGATCAGGATACTTGGGACTACACCAACCCCAATCTCAGTGGACAAG GTGACCCTGGCAGCAACCCCAACAAACGCCAGAGACAGCCCCCTCTGCTGGGAGATCATCCTGCGGAATATGGTGAGGGCAGGGGGCTCCCCTCCGTGGACTCCCGTGGCTCCTGTGCCCCTGCCCACCGTCCGTCTCGCAAATTCTCACCCGtcccccctctctttccttcccacccCCCAGGAGGGCCCCACGGTGGGTACCACAGCCATTACCATGATGAGGGCTACGGGCCCCCCCCACCTCACTACGAAGGGCGAAGGATGGGCCCACCCGTGGGGGGTCACCGCCGGGGCCCAAGTCGCTACGGCCCCCAGTATGGGCAccccccaccccctcccccaCCACCCGAGTATGGCCCTCACGCCGACAGCCCCGTGCTCATGGTCTATGGCTTGGACCAGTCTAAGATGAACTGTGACCGAGTCTTCAATGTCTTCTGCCTGTATGGCAATGTGGAGAAG GTCAAATTCATGAAAAGCAAGCCTGGGGCTGCCATGGTGGAGATGGCTGATGGCTACGCTGTGGACCGTGCCATCACTCACCTCAACAACAACTTCATGTTCGGGCAGAAGCTGAACGTGTG CGTCTCCAAGCAGCCTGCCATCATGCCCGGCCAGTCGTATGGGCTGGAAGACGGTTCCTGCAGTTACAAAGACTTTAGTGAGTCGAGAAACAACCGCTTTTCCACTCCAGAGCAGGCGGCCAAGAATCGTATCCAGCACCCGAGCAATGTGCTGCACTTCTTCAATGCCCCCCTGGAAGTGACTGAGGAGAACTTCTTTGAG ATCTGTGATGAGCTGGGAGTAAAGCGACCGTCGTCTGTAAAAGTCTTCTCCGGCAAAA GTGAACGCAGCTCCTCAGGGCTGCTGGAGTGGGAATCCAAGAGCGATGCCCTGGAGACTTTGGGCTTCCTGAACCATTACCAGATGAAAAACCCAA ATGGCCCATACCCGTACACCCTGAAGTTGTGTTTCTCCACTGCTCAGCACGCCTCCTAA